In Salmo salar chromosome ssa14, Ssal_v3.1, whole genome shotgun sequence, the sequence atcacaaccggctgtgattgggagtcccataggcggcgcactattggcccagcgtcgtccgggtttggccggcttaagccgtcattgtaaataagaatgtgttatttactgacttgcctagttaaataaaaaatgtaactgACTTTCTAGCAAATCCCAAGCCAGGCATGCTAGTtaacgtttgctagctagttAAGCCATGTTTCTAGCTAGCGAGGCTTCCAATTATCAATATCGTAAAGAAAGTGGTATTCTGTTAGCGGCATTTGTTACTCTTTGTTGAGAACAACGTTGTACACAGTATATGTAGCTTACGTTAGTAAACATTTTTGACAAGATCCAGCCCAGATAAAGTATTTCgctataacgttagctagctaggcaaaCGTGCTACTTCCCAACATTACTCTCCCAGGATACGTGTTAACACTGCAGCATCAAGATGTCGTACATGCTACCCCATCTCCACAACGGCTGGCAGGTCGACCAAGCCATTCTATCCGAGGAGGACAGAGTCCTGGTTATTAGGTTTGGCCACGATTGGGACCCGACATGTATGAAAATGGACGAGGTGTTGTACAGCGTAGCTGAAAAGGTAATGTGTATTTTACTGTACCATTGTTGATGTTTGGATTTCACATTTGTGAAGACATTTAATTGAACGTTGCTATTTTTACTGTAGAAACATCACTATCCTTCCTACAGGTGAAAAACTTCGCAGTCATCTATTTGGTGGACATCACAGCGGTGCCGGACTTCAACAAGATGTACGAGTTGTATGATCCGTGCACCGTCATGTTCTTCTTCAGGTGAGTTTCACGTTGTCATCACGTTGCACCTCCATTTCAAACCAATCTCTAGTTTTGATGCGAACATTTACCAGGTTCCAAAAATGGGTTTAGTAAACACAGACCCtgctggccgtgaccgggagaccaatGAGACGGcgccaattggcccagcgtcgtccgggttagggaggagggtttggctggctgggattTCCTTGTTCCATTAGTACGTCGCGTATGTGCACTGTCATTGCTCTGctgtgtgcatcttgctagctgtcactcaaatgacgagggactgaagctcattggctagaactcaaattgctagggggcAGACCCACGTGGGGTAAAATGTAGGGGAAATGGCGCAGCACAAcgttgctttcaaactagggattccGTAGCTAATTGAGGTAAAAACAGGAATTCTGCTCCTAGGTTATACAGTATGGAAAAAGTACAAAAACGtatccactcactactgtaagtcgctctggatgagagtgtctgctaaatgactaaaatgtaaaaatctaaTGCATGTATGagctacacattgacacatccagcccaaatcgggaggtttaaaaaatactaGTCGCCCAGGTTCCTGATCATGTCTTTAATACAACAGCTCCAAGCTGCTTCAGTGGACAGCCTGCTCCCATCTTTGCTGCCCTCTTTTTGTGAAAACTGAAATATTCCTTCTGTACTCTTCCAGGAACAAGCACATAATGATAGATCTGGGGACTGgtaacaacaacaagatcaactgGACCATGGAGGACAAGCAGGAGATGATTGACATTGTTGAGACCGTTTACCGAGGGGCGAGAAAAGGACGAGGTCTGGTCGTATCTCCTAAGGACTACTCCACAAAATACAGATACTGATTGGTTCTTCCCTTGTGAAGCCCAATGGGAGCAAATATGTCCTTTCATTATGAGACTTTCTAGACAGCTGGACATCAAAAAGGCTCAGATCGAGGTGGCCTGCTCTATTTTATGTTATAGCCAAGTTATCTTTTTTCAACAGCAGTTATAAAAACCATAATTTGGTCTCTTTGATTTAAATGTTATGTTATATTTTATATTGCCATTTAGTTATCACTTCACAGCCTGTATTCTTGGACCCAGATTGATTATTAAGTGGAGGACTAGCTTCTTTCTCAATAAggaatctccattgaaagtgtgTTTTTAGtgtaggactaggcttaatctgggtctggAAAATTGGCCCATATGTTTAATCTGTACGTATATGTGACTTGTTTCTCCTGAAATGCTATGGGTAGTGCTGTGATGACAGGAAGATAGAGGAAAGACTTGGAATTATTCAACCCCATCGTATTGTTTATGAACAgttgaataaacattttgttgtattatagAAAAAACGATGTATTGTGTTTACATGGTAAAATCCCCCACAGATTACATCCCGTTAAATGAGAAAGCAAATGCAATAGGCTGTTACATAACAATAGATCCGTAATAACCCACCTATGTGTGGATTTTGTCATGCCACATCTGTCTTTAGTGGAACCTCAGAAATCAAGTGAAGTTAGCTGATCTGATATGTGTTAATCCGATGGCTTGGTCACTTAGAAGTCTGCTGCTCATCCATACCAGCCTGGGTCATGAGGTCAGCAACATTCTTCTCCAGGTCATCAATTCGAGTCCCCATGTCATCCAGTgggttggttaagggcagtcttGCAATATATGTAGTTATTATTATACACTGTGTCTAGGTTGTACATGAAACATTTCTTTATAGAGAAAATAAATGAAATTCATATTTTATTCTCAAATCCACTAGATTAGGATTTTCATATAAagcctttttttaaatctgatttaaaaaaaatagctgCAATTTTGAGATTCGGTCTTGCTTGAATATGTATGATTTCTGTTTACTATAATCTCACCTGGTAGCTATTAAATGCCGTTCTTCAATAGCAGCTAGTCATTCAATAAGACGGTTGCTAGTAGTAGGGTGTGATAAAGGATATTTTTTGAAACAATCTGGTCAGACATGCATTGAAATTTACTGTGAAGATTCTGCATAGTCGCTTCCATCTGTGGGAGACACAACACAAAGGATTATTTCTCAGATACCAACGTTACCATCGGCGTAAGAAAAacgctatacagaaaataaacgTACAATTTCTGTTAATTCTTTTGCGGCTTTTGAGTTGGATTCCGTCATCCTGATTTAACTGTCGTTTCAAAATCAATGGGATTTGCCTTTGAAGTTGTGCGTCCCTGTCGCTGCGGGTCGTTCTTGGCAACAGTTTCAACTGAAATGCACAAGTGGGTGTGAAACAATACTTTCGGAGAACTTTACTAAAGGGTGTGTGTAGCCTCCATAAAAACTATAGTGTGTACATTTTTCATAAATCCTTAAGTAGGCTAACAATCAGATCAATCCGATATTTTTAGACGAAAGACATGTATAATTCAGCAACTTTAATAAGACATTGTGTAGTCCTAATAGGCGTAGTTAAATAGCACATAATGATTGTCAAACTGAAACTAAGTTTTATGAGAATGGACTACAAAACCGTAGGCTGAACTTACTGTTTCACGACATGCTTGCTACTGTTTGTATCGTTTAAAACATCAATTAGTTTCTGTTGCTGAATTTTCTGACTTTTCCCGAGATGTTCTAGCTTTGAGCTGTAGGCGTTTCCCTCATGACACCCAGTTAACCCATGATGCACCTTTCTGTGTTGAACTGAGCTCAATGGGTATTTCAGATCCTTTGGGACTCTCCATGCCATTTCTTTACGTAAGAGACCATCCATTTAGAACGTTGTTTTGTGACAAACAGATTACAGTCATCACGATTATGTAACCTCGGCAAAATGTCGTAATCCGGACTCACTGCAATCATCCCTTATTCTCAGAATGTCAACTGTTCATCATGATAATGATggaagaaaataaaaatacaaaaacacataTATATAGGCCTATGTTCAATGTCTCAAAATAGGACAAGTACAATAGGATATACATAAATGGTTGAGCCCCCTTTAAACGTGATTCTGTCTAGGACCATGCAGCCAAACTCAGATGTTACCAAAGCAGGGAGGGACGATTTTGACGTAGAAGGAAGTGCTGCTCTAGTTTTCTGTTTGTGTGGCGGTGAGAGAGCATTGGGCGCAGGGGTTTTTGCACTTTCCGATAAATTCACACTCTTTCGATTTTTGCTGGAATTATATTTTCCAGACAAACGGGATTTGTTTTGTAAATGACAATCATGTGATGCACAGATTCATGCTGCTGTCCAGTTGTAACTACAAACCCACCCGGAAGACTGGGGATTTGAGTCGCTTCGATTAGACTGGGGACAACTGGAAAGCAAATATCGAGGGTTGACTATTTTAGTTTTCTTTACAAATCGCGAAAAGTCCAGTCAATTGAAACTGTTATTGAATAATATTGCATTCATTTGATTGGTCGACTGACAAGCTAGATTTCTCTGGCCGACTGTTGATGTTCTCAATTGTAGCCTAACATTCAACTTGTTACATTGTACATCTCATATAGTTACAATAGTATGAAACAGTAGCGCCGCTACTCGGGATTTCTGCTAAGGTAGAACCTCTGGAGTCTACTGTAAACTGTTCAATAGAACATCATTGATGGACATAGTTATTTCTGCTTTACATCCGGTTTGAAAGAAGGAACTTTTTTTCTATGGCAGGAACATATAATTCTGTCCCTTTCATTGGTTATTGATCCAAAAGTTGACTGTCAATAAGCATACGAAGGCACTGGTCAATTCACATTCTCTGACTAGGCTACACCACATTATTGAAAGGCAAGTGCAGCTCACTAGAACTTTGCGCAGCACCTTTGGCACTTCCCATGATTTGCTGTGACCTAGTAGActagataacagagagagaacatggaaGATGAGATGTTTGAGCAGCTCATGTATGTCCTGAACCAACTGGTGACATGGATCGCTGCGGGGGCTATGGTGTTTGGTGGAGTGGTGCCTTACATCCCCCAGTACAGGGACATCAGACGGACACAGAACGCAGAGGGATTTTCCACCTATGTCTGCCTCGTCCTACTGGTGGCCAATATTCTGCGTATACTGTTCAGGTAAGTTTTGCCATAGGTGCAGTAAACTTGCACTTTCATGTTATTGAAATGTGCATTGATGCATGTGAAGGCTGTAGCCTAAGTGCATTTGAAGAACAGACAGACTTCAACTGTTTGGCCCTTCAGATTTTACAGTGTTTATAAATGATACTGCCTCTCACGGGAATCCTTGTATTGGTTTGGATAGCAGAGTTTTTCTTTGGTTCCAACAGAAGCCTATTGTCTCCATGCAGAATAGTATTGCCACCCTGGAGCCTGTGCCCTGACTACTTCCTGTCTCCTCTTTCCAGGTTTGGGCGTTACTTTGAGACGCCACTCCTGTGGCAGAGCATTGTCATGATCGCCACCATGTTGATCATGCTCGACCTGTGTACCAACGTCCGCGTGGCCACCGAACTCCAGACTAAGCGACGTTCATTCACAGGTCGGTATCCTCCTCCCTGGCCTGTCCCTACTCTTTATAGCTTTATAATCAGTTTATAACCTCTGTTCACACGATGGTGTGAACTACTGATAGTGCTTGGTTGTATCACCAACctctggagagtgtgtgtgtgtgtgttacacattCCTTAGTTAACCAATTGTCCTTCCTCTCAAAGGAACTCCTTCATGTTCGTAATATATTTTACAGCTTAAACACACAACTCAAATCTGACTGCACACCcactcacagagatacacaccCAGCTAACCTCAAGGTGCTGCACAAATCTCCAAATCATTGAATGACAATCTAAACCAACCCAGTGCTATGGGGTGCATTCAGATTCTGTTGGGGTGCATTCAGCAGGGCATGATGTTGTGGAACGGTCAGTTAGAAATGTGTTATGTAGAtcaaacatgcctctctgacatgtagGATAATGAATCATGTTGGCTCTTCATGACATTTCTGAGCTTCtgagtggctcagcggtctaaggcactgcatctcagtgttagaggcgccactacagactctggtttgattccaggctgtatcacaaccagccgtgattgggtgAGCCATAGGGTGGAGCtaaattgtcccagcgtcgtccgggtttggccggggtaggctgtcaatataaataagaatttgttattaacttacttgcctagttaaataaacgttaAATAAATCAAACATTTATATCTGCAACATTTGACATTTGCCTACTGAATGTGGCCTTGTACTGTACAACTCTAGTTTGTCTTTGTCATTTCCATGTGAATAAAAGAGTTTGCAAAAAGGAGAACAATATCCCACACAGGAGCAGAGAGAATGGCTAACAGCCCTTAATATACTAATCAGACAGCACTGAccacatgttctgtaaacaccagcccGAGAGGCTTGTAGAAAACATAAAGCCAGTGACTTTGTTAGTGCCTACATAATCACACAGTGTCACAGAATACAGTGATAATCAGGGTGTCCTCGGCCCTTGCACCTCCAGTCTGGCGTCAAACACTATCAACAGATATGAGAACAATCCACAATATTCACACTGATGGAAAATTTAAGTAGGGGGCTGTCAAATGTTTTGACCCCTAGTTGCACCACACTTTCCCAAAACATCTTGCTGTTCATTGTGTAAATGTATGTATATAAACTCTAGTGCTTTGTGTTTTATGTTGTCAATGTGTCTGCAACTTTGTGTGCTGCTATTTTGGCCAGGTCTCTCTTTTGAAAGAGATTATTAATCTCCAATTCAACCCACACCTTGCACAAACAGAACACTGGCAGAATCATGTGTATTAAAGAAAGTGAAACATGTAGCATGTTAAACATTAACTTTATTCATCCTAAATATTCCCATTGCAGTCATAACAGGATGTTAATAATCTGTTTACGGAACTAGAGTGGGCTGGCGGCTGATTCTGGTTCATAACTCCCTTCCTCAGCctgttgattgactgactgacctaCACCAGTTTCCTTGCCAACGGAATACTAGAACGTTGAATGCTCAGTGCTGCCATCATGTGGCCTCAATTCAGAGTTTGGTAGCCAATCAAATTGACAGGATCAGGGTAGGCGGGTCAGATGATTTGAGAAAACAGGCTGTTTATGATTAGTCAAACGTTGAGATTTCAACTCTGTCTGACGCCAAACAAACGTTGGAAGTTTCAACTCTGGCCAAACGTTGAGGTCCCTACTCCGGCCAACAGCTTAGGTTTCAACTCAGTCCGACCCAAACGTTGATGTTTCAACTCTAACTTAAAACAAACGTTGAGGTTTCAACTCAGTCAGATCCAAATGTTGAGGTTTCAACTATGTTAATTCCCACAGGGTAGTTATTGGGTTGTCCATTTGAAGTCACTAAACTTGTGTCAAAAATAAACTTCTCTTGACTTCAAACTGTGGGTCAGTTCTGGTCTGTAGCACAAGAGAAACcaagctctctttctctgttccctCTTCTTATTTTGTGTCTGTAGCAACAGACAGTAAGGACGAGGAGATCAAAGTCCCTAAGAAGTTCTTTCTGGGTaggtactgtctctctctctctgccttcctcccttcatctctctctctttccttaccGCATGGTCTTGTGTGGCTCTCCCTCTCGTATTGCTCCATTCACAGTATTAACTGCCACTAACTCATCAGCATCATCATGCCTTAACCTGGCGTGGATCCTCCTGCATCGCATGTGATCCTTCCTCGTTATATCTCCATTTGTGATTCCTAAAGAACCAATGTAGTTGTTATAGTGTTCGCATGGAAGTTCACAATGCGTGTTAGCTATAGTCAATAGCTTTAATTGTTTCAGTTTGTAAAATGCTTTTTATGCTACTGATATTAGTTTACTATAGCATGCATCTACTGTATTGCAGTGATTGTGCATGGACATTTAATTTTGCTTCAGTTCTTTGAGTTGTCTGATTGTGATGACCATCAGATTCTGACTCAGAAAATGAAAATGCATGCATTCTAGACTCATATATTGATTAACCATATGTATTAAGACTTTTGATTGTTGCTATTTGCTTGCCATGTTATTGACCTTGACAGACTAATTGCTCGGCTATGTTTCTTGGTTTGAAATGAATTATTATTTTGTCAGCGCTACAGCAACAATTCTATTAAATGCTGCATGTGAAAGCTAATGTGCACTGCCCTCTGCTCCGTGGTCCTGTCTGGTAAAACAATGATGACGACTTGGATTCACACCAGCTTGCTAAAGATGCACAGACAGCTCACAGATGTGACAGTTTATGAGACTGTAGTCTTCCTAACTCTGTCCTGGTTATTCAACCTCTATCTTTGCCCTTTTGTTTCAACTCCCTCTTCTTGTTACTGTACGGAGCCCTCACCCAGCCAGTTGAGGCTGATGACCAGCAATCAATTGTACCTGTTTCATTGTGCTGAGAACTTTGTTTTTGTGAATAGCGTGTGATGCCCATCATAAGTATGCGTTTACTAACAATGGATCTCAATGTTGTGGTTAGTTCTGGTTAACACTGCTGCTTTGTAGTTGGGAAGGAGTTGCTATCCTCCGTGTGGACAGTAGGTGGTGCTGGGAAATAACAAAGGCCTACATTACCTGTGAAGACGCAATAATGCTCTGTGTTGTATGTTGTCCAGAGTCCTCACTGCCAGTGATGTAGTTTACCTTCTCAGAACTGCTATCCATCACACACTTTATTGGGTTCAATCGTCTTCTCTCTTAAAATCCATGCTTCATTCTGAGTAACATAAttcaaaaatccccatcaaaatctgtttgTTTAGTTTGATTGTGCATTGTAGAATCCAATTATAGTTGTAGAGAAAGGCACAGACTGTTGAAGATATTGATTTCAGCAATCAAAATGATTTTTGCCACCCTTTTATTCAGCCTCTGTGTTTGGAATtgagtgttgtgtgtttgtgtcattggGAACTGGGAGTTGACTGGTGGAGTTGCTGCCAACTTCTTACAACTTATCAAAGTGTTTCCACCCAGCATGATGTTCTACAGCACAACTCTAGTGGTATGGTAAGCTGGCTTTCTTCTCATCACAGTAGAAAAAGCTTAATTCTGGTTTCAACTTACCTTATCAAAAGCTGGCATTTTGTGTCCCACGTGTACGTTCACTGTTCTGGCCTGTACATGAAACAGTTAGTACTTGGCAGCGGAACCAGAGCCAGGGTGTGTTCTCCTTAACCTCTTCCTGGCTTTGGGCTGCACAGGTCTGGATCTGGAGCTCTGCCTCCCTGGCTTTCTGGTTCTTTGTCTCCCAGACCCTATTCCTCTCCTCCCTGGCTCCGTCTCCCTCAGCCTCACTATTTGCCCCTGCCTGTTCCATAgccatacactatatatacaaaagtatgtggacacctcttcaaatgagtggattcagctatttcagccacacccgttgctgacaggtgtataaaatcaagcacacagccatgcaatctacatagacaaacattggcagtagaatggctttcctgaagagctcagtgactttttcaacgtggcaccgtcttaGGATGCCATCTTTACAACAAGTCAGTCAAACGTCTGCCCTACTAGAGGTGGtcatctgtaagtgctgttattgtgaagtggaaacatctagaagcaacaacgactcagcagagaagtggtaggccacacaagctcacagaacgggaacctcgaatgcaacagtttggggaaggcccttccctatttcagcatgacaatatgcCCGTGTGCGCAAagtgaggtccgtacagaaatggtttgttgagattggtgtgaaagaacttgactggcctgcacagagccctgacctcaactccgcggaacacctttgggatgaattagaacgccgactgtgagccaggcctaatcgcccaacatcagtacccaacctcactaatgctcttgtggctcaatggaagcaagtccccgcagcaatgttccaacatctagtgggaagccttcccagaagagtggagcagcaaaggggggaccaactccatattaatgcccaggattttggaatgagatgttcgatgagcacttttggccatgtagtgtgtgtctgttgcTCATCTGTCTGTTGCATAGACATgggtctgttcctctatagattAATCCAAGGAGGAGAGGCATGTTGTAATCCACTATTGTTGGAAGGATGAAAGAGTACAGGTggaggtaaagaaataaaacagggAAGGAAAGTGCTATGTATGTATGGGATGTAAAAGAAGGAATTCATCAACAAACTACTCTTTGGTGAACTCCCTAAACGGCGGTTTGTCTAAATGTAGTTTGGGAGTAACAAATAGTTCTGACGTCTCCTTATCATTGTTGGGGTTTCAGGCTTTGATGAGGTTGGTTACAATTGAATATTTAAATATAATTTCACCTGCTTTCACTGAAGTTGTAAACATGAGTGTCAAACTGAGACAGACGAAACAACAGTATTCTGACACGTTATCATCGGACTGTCACACGGACCTGTTGAACCAGTATATTCCTgagactgttgtgtgtgtgtgtgtgtgtgtgtgtgtgttctgtgcttGTACCAAACTGTTTAATGTTCTGTGATGTTCAGAGCTGGCTTCCCTCCCTGGCTTCCCTCCctggcttccctctctctatggCACCTCGTCTTGGATCCATTATCACAGCAGGTTCCCAATCACTCTGGAGAAATAACCACGGAGTGCAGGTGCGTTAAGCTCACCTCCCTGTGAGTTCAAACAAAGAACGTTGAGCAGTATTTAGCAGTACCAGATATGTGAGGGGGGTTGGTTGTTAGGCCTGTGTACTGTTAAAGGGACAATCAGGGAGGACAGGGGAACTGGGCATTGGGAATAGTCTATATTCTTCTTTCGATGCTTATTAGTCATCACAGTCTCTCCTGTATGGCGTGAATCTGACCGGTTCCAATGTATCATCTCCTACTCTCCTCACACTTCTAGCTTTTAGCCCCAAAAAGCAGGTTCTTTTTTCTGGACCATTTTTATTTTAGGTGGCTGTTGTTTTGCCTGC encodes:
- the LOC106570226 gene encoding thioredoxin-like protein 4A: MSYMLPHLHNGWQVDQAILSEEDRVLVIRFGHDWDPTCMKMDEVLYSVAEKVKNFAVIYLVDITAVPDFNKMYELYDPCTVMFFFRNKHIMIDLGTGNNNKINWTMEDKQEMIDIVETVYRGARKGRGLVVSPKDYSTKYRY
- the hsbp1l1 gene encoding heat shock factor-binding protein 1-like protein 1, with the translated sequence MTESNSKAAKELTEIMEATMQNLHSKFQCMSDQIVSKMDDMGTRIDDLEKNVADLMTQAGMDEQQTSK